In Treponema primitia ZAS-2, a genomic segment contains:
- a CDS encoding ABC transporter substrate-binding protein, translated as MLKKKIIPGVALVVILFSAVSCGAKKQNTPDRVENEEKGIRTITDLAGRTVKVPINPERVAPLVGPGYEKIILLGEVDKVAVTGNRMAVTSWAPVIAPAYKNKPVINSATEPNIEELVGLGVDVVFYWDSYPDVIAKLDEVGIPVVVTQLGNGNPGSIDEFIRFQKEEVLLFGEVLGDKAFARANEWCTFFDEKVNFIRSRVASLRADQKPDVYYVRGPDALTIHGRNSYTMWLVELAGGNLVSKNSQIELLYTTTMEDVVKWNPEYVFMGRVNSTDIITKDPAWSGIRAVRENKVLVNPKGIMMWDYSSEGLLLMEFIAKTLHPDLFPDLDIRQEIKEYFKRFYGYTLSDDEADRIYHYQDPA; from the coding sequence ATGCTTAAGAAAAAAATCATCCCGGGAGTAGCGCTTGTAGTAATACTGTTCAGCGCTGTTTCATGCGGAGCGAAAAAGCAAAATACCCCGGACAGGGTAGAGAACGAGGAAAAGGGCATACGAACGATCACCGATCTTGCGGGCCGTACTGTGAAAGTCCCCATCAACCCGGAAAGAGTCGCCCCCCTAGTGGGTCCAGGTTATGAAAAGATCATCCTTCTGGGTGAGGTTGATAAAGTAGCTGTTACTGGTAACCGTATGGCGGTTACCAGTTGGGCGCCGGTGATCGCCCCGGCATACAAAAACAAACCGGTGATAAACTCCGCCACGGAGCCCAATATTGAAGAACTGGTAGGGCTGGGGGTTGATGTGGTTTTTTATTGGGATTCCTATCCTGATGTGATCGCAAAACTTGACGAGGTAGGGATACCAGTGGTGGTAACCCAGCTTGGTAATGGTAATCCGGGAAGCATTGATGAATTTATTCGGTTTCAAAAGGAGGAGGTACTCCTTTTTGGGGAAGTTCTGGGAGACAAGGCGTTTGCCCGGGCAAATGAGTGGTGTACTTTTTTCGATGAAAAGGTAAATTTTATTCGTTCCCGTGTAGCATCCTTAAGGGCGGATCAAAAGCCGGATGTCTATTATGTAAGAGGTCCTGACGCCCTGACCATCCATGGTCGGAATTCCTATACCATGTGGCTTGTTGAATTAGCGGGAGGAAATCTGGTAAGCAAAAACAGCCAGATTGAACTTCTCTATACCACCACTATGGAAGATGTGGTGAAATGGAACCCGGAATATGTCTTTATGGGACGGGTAAACAGCACCGATATCATTACAAAAGATCCTGCCTGGAGTGGAATTCGGGCGGTGCGGGAAAACAAGGTTCTGGTCAATCCCAAAGGGATAATGATGTGGGATTACAGCAGCGAAGGACTGCTACTCATGGAATTTATCGCTAAAACCCTGCACCCGGATCTTTTCCCTGATCTGGATATACGGCAGGAAATAAAAGAGTATTTCAAACGATTTTACGGATATACCCTTTCAGATGATGAAGCTGACCGGATCTATCACTATCAAGATCCTGCATAA
- a CDS encoding sodium ion-translocating decarboxylase subunit beta: MLNLKKDPILVTKICLLVLIGAFAFTLVSASFSPRAHAAGEQTSDSSSELPSFRNLNGIIPNSRDLPRVSVASFARNILETTGIYAFIHDAISGETPAGLPITVFGWQELLMVAVGFLIVYLGAVKGFEPLLLIPIGFGTIFVNIPFAGMGEAPHGFLNIIYESGVGNEFFPLIIFIGIGAMTDFGPLIANPKTAILGAAAQFGVFGTLFGISLANYLPGVAFNLKEACSVAIIGGADGPTTIYIAAKLAPHLLATVAVAAYSYMALVPIIQPPIMRALTTKQERLIRMRQLRPVSKVEKVFFPMVVFALTLLIIPSAAPLIGCLMFGNFLRECGVVDRLSNTAQNDLMNVVSLFLSLGVGSQMTPEKFLNPSSLIIVVMGLLAFSIATTSGILVAKLMNVFLKEKINPLIGSAGVSAVPMAARVSNKVGLEEDPGNFLLMHAMGPNVAGVIGTAIAAGVLIAVYGG, translated from the coding sequence ATGTTGAACCTTAAAAAAGATCCGATACTGGTTACCAAGATATGCCTGCTCGTGCTGATTGGGGCCTTTGCGTTTACCTTGGTGAGCGCATCCTTCTCGCCCCGGGCCCATGCGGCGGGCGAACAGACTAGTGATTCAAGCTCGGAACTGCCGTCCTTCAGAAACCTGAACGGGATAATCCCCAACAGCCGGGACCTTCCCCGGGTTTCCGTTGCCAGTTTTGCCCGTAATATCCTGGAAACCACCGGGATATACGCCTTCATACACGATGCCATATCCGGGGAAACCCCCGCAGGGCTTCCTATCACCGTTTTCGGCTGGCAGGAACTCCTCATGGTGGCGGTGGGCTTTCTCATCGTCTACCTGGGGGCGGTCAAGGGCTTTGAACCTCTGCTCCTGATCCCCATCGGCTTCGGCACCATCTTTGTGAACATCCCCTTTGCCGGCATGGGGGAGGCGCCCCACGGGTTCCTCAACATCATCTACGAATCCGGGGTGGGGAACGAATTCTTCCCCCTGATTATTTTCATCGGTATCGGGGCCATGACCGACTTCGGCCCCCTGATCGCCAACCCCAAGACCGCCATCCTGGGCGCCGCAGCCCAGTTCGGGGTCTTCGGCACCCTCTTCGGCATCTCCCTAGCCAACTACCTCCCGGGGGTTGCCTTTAACCTCAAGGAAGCTTGCTCAGTGGCCATCATCGGCGGCGCCGACGGCCCCACCACGATCTACATCGCAGCAAAGCTGGCCCCCCACCTCCTGGCTACCGTGGCAGTGGCGGCCTACTCCTACATGGCCCTGGTGCCCATCATCCAGCCGCCCATCATGAGGGCCCTCACCACCAAGCAGGAGCGGCTTATCAGGATGCGCCAGCTACGGCCGGTGTCCAAGGTAGAAAAAGTGTTCTTCCCCATGGTGGTCTTTGCCCTTACCCTGTTGATTATCCCTTCCGCGGCCCCCCTTATCGGCTGCCTCATGTTCGGCAACTTCCTGCGGGAATGCGGAGTGGTGGATCGGCTTTCCAATACCGCCCAAAATGATCTGATGAATGTGGTGTCCCTGTTCCTCTCTCTGGGAGTGGGCAGCCAGATGACCCCGGAGAAGTTCCTCAACCCCTCCTCCCTGATCATCGTGGTCATGGGTCTTTTGGCCTTTTCCATCGCCACCACTTCAGGAATCCTGGTAGCAAAACTGATGAATGTATTCCTCAAAGAAAAGATCAATCCCCTAATCGGTTCCGCCGGTGTATCCGCGGTACCCATGGCCGCCCGGGTTTCCAACAAGGTAGGTCTGGAAGAGGATCCGGGGAACTTCCTCCTGATGCACGCCATGGGCCCCAACGTGGCCGGTGTTATCGGCACCGCAATTGCGGCAGGAGTATTGATAGCGGTTTACGGCGGCTGA
- a CDS encoding ABC transporter substrate-binding protein, with translation MKKFFVPMITVLFLFSSVSVFSSPRKDTAQPASGSTITDLAGRQLTLKTPVNKVVALAGPSYEKVFLLGQASRLVGAHFYMVDRPWVIATNPGIAKVTPVRSPAEPNVEALLALGTDCVLFWDYADALKNLENAGLPTVVVQQSVGNPQNTDEFIAYQKREVQVFADVLGPEAQAKAKTWFDYFDQKVAYVQGRITSIPASQRKTAIYAYGEEGLGVFSQYSYVSYWLQLAGGRNIADETGMEMDTEVTMEQVIAWDPDLIFMGRMDSADPVLHGTTWAQLKAVKNNDVYICPDGVMYWDYSSEGVLLMLFLAQKMYPDLFTELDMVAETQGYYQKFYSYSLSAENARQLLNHLPPQ, from the coding sequence ATGAAAAAGTTTTTTGTTCCAATGATAACAGTGCTGTTTTTATTCAGCAGTGTTAGTGTGTTCTCGTCTCCCCGTAAGGATACTGCCCAGCCAGCATCAGGCAGTACAATTACCGACCTGGCCGGGAGGCAGCTTACCCTGAAGACCCCGGTAAATAAAGTGGTTGCCCTGGCAGGGCCGTCCTACGAAAAGGTGTTTCTCCTGGGCCAGGCAAGCCGCCTTGTGGGGGCTCACTTCTACATGGTTGACCGGCCCTGGGTTATTGCCACCAATCCCGGCATTGCGAAAGTAACGCCCGTGCGGAGTCCTGCGGAGCCTAATGTGGAGGCCCTGCTCGCCCTGGGGACGGACTGTGTGCTTTTTTGGGATTACGCTGACGCGTTAAAAAATCTGGAAAACGCCGGACTTCCCACAGTGGTGGTTCAGCAGTCCGTAGGAAACCCCCAAAACACCGATGAGTTTATCGCCTATCAGAAACGGGAAGTCCAGGTATTCGCCGATGTGCTGGGACCGGAAGCCCAGGCAAAAGCAAAGACATGGTTTGATTATTTCGACCAGAAAGTAGCCTATGTACAGGGCCGTATCACAAGCATTCCGGCTTCCCAGCGAAAAACAGCCATCTATGCCTACGGTGAAGAGGGGTTGGGGGTATTCTCCCAGTATTCCTACGTTTCTTACTGGCTGCAATTAGCCGGAGGCAGAAATATTGCCGATGAGACCGGCATGGAGATGGATACCGAAGTTACCATGGAGCAGGTCATTGCCTGGGACCCGGATCTGATCTTCATGGGCCGTATGGATTCTGCAGATCCGGTACTCCATGGAACAACCTGGGCTCAGCTTAAGGCAGTGAAGAACAATGATGTGTATATCTGTCCCGATGGGGTCATGTACTGGGACTATTCCAGTGAAGGGGTATTACTGATGCTGTTCCTGGCGCAGAAAATGTATCCCGATCTGTTTACAGAACTTGATATGGTTGCCGAAACCCAGGGGTATTACCAAAAATTCTACAGCTACAGCCTGAGCGCAGAAAATGCCCGGCAGCTGCTGAATCACCTGCCACCGCAGTAA
- a CDS encoding ABC transporter ATP-binding protein yields MITEKLSTCTPALLEIDNISFAYEKERNVFTGVSFVLYPGEVYTILGANGAGKSTLLACLQGLLQPDTGSIRIDGINAGDMHAGEYALKVGVVTQSQALTVDFTVRDYLILGHAPHIGFLKIPGKAEYDAVDCVMERMGIRHLADKSILQISGGERQQAQIARVLVQNPKLILMDEPTNHLDYGNQIKVLRIIATLAEEEGIAVILTTHTPDHAILLDSRAGILDREGHFVSGNAEDIITVENLQGIYQADIAMPFIPEVNRRACVVRGIR; encoded by the coding sequence ATGATCACAGAAAAACTGTCGACCTGCACTCCAGCGCTGCTGGAGATTGACAATATCAGCTTCGCCTATGAAAAAGAACGGAATGTATTTACCGGAGTGAGCTTTGTTTTGTATCCCGGGGAGGTTTACACCATCCTTGGCGCTAATGGGGCGGGAAAATCAACCCTGCTCGCCTGCCTCCAGGGGCTGCTGCAGCCGGATACCGGCTCTATCAGGATTGACGGCATAAACGCCGGGGATATGCATGCCGGGGAATATGCCCTGAAGGTCGGGGTGGTGACCCAGTCTCAGGCTTTGACGGTGGATTTTACGGTGAGAGATTATCTGATTCTGGGGCATGCGCCGCATATTGGTTTTCTGAAAATACCGGGAAAAGCAGAATATGACGCTGTAGATTGTGTCATGGAACGGATGGGTATCCGGCACCTTGCAGATAAGTCCATACTCCAAATATCCGGGGGGGAGCGCCAGCAGGCGCAGATTGCCCGGGTCTTGGTACAGAATCCCAAACTCATCCTTATGGATGAACCCACAAACCATTTGGATTACGGCAACCAGATTAAGGTTCTGAGAATTATTGCGACCCTGGCGGAGGAGGAGGGAATTGCGGTAATTTTGACCACCCACACGCCGGACCATGCCATACTGCTTGATTCCAGGGCGGGGATTCTTGACAGGGAAGGTCATTTTGTTTCAGGTAATGCGGAAGATATTATCACGGTAGAAAACCTGCAGGGGATCTATCAGGCAGATATCGCCATGCCTTTTATTCCGGAAGTAAACCGCCGGGCCTGTGTGGTCCGGGGCATACGATAG
- a CDS encoding FecCD family ABC transporter permease: MKNQQFAGKLPVPPKRMHPRSLITILLILLPAISLCALAMGRYRVPLPQVAAILANRLLPLSPSWTAQMENVVLNIRLPRIFAAILVGSALGLSGAVYQGMFRNPLVSPDILGVSSGACVGAAAAILYHLGPWAIQLLALAGGLAAVLLTVTIPKLFKNASSLMLVLAGVVVSGFMNALLGAMKYIADPENELAAIVYWTMGSLASARGTETLIMAPGILTALVLVLLLRWRINLLALGDAEAHSLGVNVRALRGLMILCSTTLTALAICLSGTIGWVGLVIPHLGRLLVGQDHQHLLPASALIGAVFMVIVDTLARNISGSEIPLSILTGLLGTPLFIWLLLRQRARIG; this comes from the coding sequence GTGAAGAACCAGCAGTTTGCGGGGAAGCTCCCTGTACCGCCGAAGCGTATGCATCCCCGGTCACTTATAACCATACTGCTCATTCTGTTGCCGGCCATCTCCCTCTGTGCCCTGGCAATGGGCCGGTATAGGGTGCCCCTGCCCCAGGTTGCCGCCATCCTGGCAAACCGCCTGCTGCCCCTTTCCCCCTCATGGACCGCCCAGATGGAAAATGTGGTGCTTAACATACGGCTGCCCCGGATTTTTGCGGCGATCCTGGTGGGGAGCGCCCTGGGCCTGTCCGGGGCGGTATACCAGGGTATGTTCCGAAACCCCCTGGTTTCTCCGGATATCCTGGGAGTTTCCTCCGGCGCCTGTGTGGGGGCCGCCGCCGCGATTTTATACCACCTGGGACCCTGGGCTATCCAGCTATTGGCTCTGGCCGGGGGGCTTGCAGCGGTACTCCTCACGGTTACTATTCCCAAGCTCTTTAAAAATGCGTCATCCCTGATGCTGGTCCTGGCGGGGGTGGTTGTTTCGGGGTTTATGAACGCCCTGTTGGGGGCCATGAAGTATATTGCGGATCCGGAAAATGAACTGGCCGCCATTGTGTACTGGACCATGGGGAGTCTCGCTTCAGCACGGGGGACCGAAACCCTTATCATGGCCCCGGGTATACTGACTGCCCTTGTTCTGGTTCTGCTCCTGCGCTGGCGGATCAATCTGCTCGCCCTGGGAGACGCCGAGGCCCATTCCCTGGGCGTCAATGTCCGGGCCCTACGGGGCCTGATGATCCTCTGTTCGACCACCCTTACCGCCTTGGCGATCTGTCTGTCCGGAACCATAGGTTGGGTAGGGCTGGTGATCCCCCATTTGGGACGGCTCCTGGTGGGGCAGGATCACCAGCATCTGCTTCCCGCATCGGCCCTGATAGGGGCGGTGTTTATGGTAATCGTTGATACCCTGGCCCGGAATATTTCAGGCTCCGAAATCCCCTTGAGCATCCTGACCGGGCTTTTGGGAACCCCCCTCTTTATCTGGCTGCTCCTGCGCCAGAGGGCGAGGATTGGATGA
- a CDS encoding molybdopterin-binding protein: protein MEFDNYSRTEALEKLFSLWKPKKQTEGVPLEDALGRISAEDLRSRFTLPVFRSSAGDGIAVRSADFAQGAPDTAGWRLGKDYVRADTGDDFDDRFDTVIMIEAVSFTGDGGLRLASGTEVKPGMNVNGRGSAIEEGELILEKGLPIRACDLGALARGGLWEVPVLRVPRVAFIPTGNELIPLGQVPGRGDNIDTNSIMAKQMFREMGAEPMLYPIRKDEPAQLESVLSEALKTADLVILNGGSSKGAEDYNAALLAKMGTLICHGVLAAPGRPLCLALIDNKPVVNLPGPMLAAYYGLDWCVRGIICHALGIPVPIRTKVKAVLSADVAGGRFFPEGFEFFCRIILTRTESGGYEAWPVSFDHVEGKRTMGFHPGHCTVKGPGVFTRGSEVDVELLYGQEYFL from the coding sequence TTGGAATTTGATAATTACAGCCGTACCGAAGCGTTGGAAAAACTTTTCTCCCTCTGGAAGCCGAAAAAGCAAACTGAAGGAGTTCCCCTGGAGGATGCCCTGGGCCGTATCAGCGCGGAGGATCTCAGGTCACGGTTTACCCTGCCGGTATTCCGTTCTTCCGCCGGGGACGGTATTGCCGTACGGAGCGCCGATTTTGCCCAGGGCGCCCCGGATACTGCGGGCTGGAGGCTTGGAAAGGATTATGTCCGGGCGGATACCGGGGACGATTTTGACGACCGGTTCGACACGGTTATTATGATAGAAGCGGTTAGCTTTACCGGGGACGGGGGGCTGCGATTGGCTTCCGGCACGGAAGTAAAACCGGGAATGAATGTGAATGGCCGGGGAAGCGCTATTGAGGAAGGGGAACTGATCCTGGAAAAAGGGCTTCCTATACGCGCCTGTGATCTTGGCGCCCTGGCCAGGGGCGGTCTCTGGGAAGTCCCGGTGCTGAGAGTACCCAGGGTTGCATTTATCCCCACGGGGAACGAGCTTATCCCTCTGGGGCAGGTCCCGGGGCGGGGGGATAACATCGACACCAATAGTATCATGGCAAAACAGATGTTCCGGGAAATGGGGGCGGAACCGATGCTATACCCTATCCGTAAAGACGAACCTGCACAGCTTGAGTCTGTTTTGTCCGAAGCTCTCAAAACTGCGGACCTGGTGATCCTGAACGGAGGTTCCTCTAAAGGCGCCGAGGATTACAATGCTGCGCTTCTTGCGAAAATGGGAACCCTGATCTGCCATGGGGTCCTTGCCGCTCCCGGCCGGCCCCTGTGCCTTGCGCTTATTGATAACAAGCCGGTAGTAAACCTGCCGGGTCCCATGCTGGCCGCCTACTACGGCTTGGATTGGTGCGTCCGGGGCATCATCTGTCATGCCCTGGGCATCCCTGTGCCAATACGGACCAAGGTCAAGGCTGTCCTCAGTGCCGATGTCGCCGGTGGAAGGTTTTTTCCCGAAGGATTCGAATTCTTTTGCCGCATTATTCTGACCCGTACTGAAAGCGGCGGGTATGAAGCCTGGCCCGTTTCCTTCGATCATGTGGAAGGGAAACGGACCATGGGCTTTCATCCCGGTCACTGTACGGTCAAGGGACCCGGCGTCTTCACCAGGGGCAGTGAAGTAGACGTAGAACTTCTCTACGGCCAGGAATATTTTTTGTAA